In one Serinus canaria isolate serCan28SL12 chromosome 2, serCan2020, whole genome shotgun sequence genomic region, the following are encoded:
- the LOC103827240 gene encoding ras-related protein Rab-10-like isoform X3, whose translation MAGLGPAAEPRPLLVKIVMAGESCVGKTSIVRRYTEPGSPPAGSPATSYMATIGIDFKVKTVMFNDTRVKLQIWDTAGQERFHTLSTSYFRGAQGFVLVYDITNLKSFQSITIWINDIYELAWEYGMPFFETSAKENVNIEHAFSVLTKEILEKSVHTVKMPHDDGISGAFMFSNQMFYPRFIAVCLVDLH comes from the exons AtggcggggctggggccggcCGCGGAGCCGCGGCCGCTGCTGGTGAAAATCGTGATGGCCGGAGAGTCCTGCGTGGGGAAGACCTCCATCGTGCGCAGGTACACGGAGCCCGGCTCGCCTCCCGCCGGCTCTCCCGCCACTTCTTACATGGCCACGATCG gCATTGATTTTAAAGTAAAGACAGTAATGTTTAATGATACAAGAGTGAAACTTCAAATATG GGATACTGCTGGCCAGGAGCGGTTCCATACACTTAGTACCAGCTATTTCCGTGGTGCACAAGGCTTTGTTCTCGTATATGACATCACAAATCTGAAGAGTTTTCAAAGTATAACAATCTGGATAAATGACATATATGAG cttgCTTGGGAATATGGAATGCCATTTTTTGAGACCAGTGCTAAAGAAAACGTGAACATTGAGCATGCATTCTCAGTCTTGACTAAGGAAATCCTGGAAAAG AGTGTGCACACTGTGAAGATGCCACATGATGATGGAATCAGTGGAGCTTTTATGTTCAGCAATCAAATGTTTTATCCAAGGTTCATAGctgtttgtttggttgattTACACTAG
- the LOC103827240 gene encoding ras-related protein Rab-10-like isoform X1, which translates to MAGLGPAAEPRPLLVKIVMAGESCVGKTSIVRRYTEPGSPPAGSPATSYMATIGIDFKVKTVMFNDTRVKLQIWDTAGQERFHTLSTSYFRGAQGFVLVYDITNLKSFQSITIWINDIYEKAGDEVDVILLGNKCDKESERVVPKQKGEKLAWEYGMPFFETSAKENVNIEHAFSVLTKEILEKSVHTVKMPHDDGISGAFMFSNQMFYPRFIAVCLVDLH; encoded by the exons AtggcggggctggggccggcCGCGGAGCCGCGGCCGCTGCTGGTGAAAATCGTGATGGCCGGAGAGTCCTGCGTGGGGAAGACCTCCATCGTGCGCAGGTACACGGAGCCCGGCTCGCCTCCCGCCGGCTCTCCCGCCACTTCTTACATGGCCACGATCG gCATTGATTTTAAAGTAAAGACAGTAATGTTTAATGATACAAGAGTGAAACTTCAAATATG GGATACTGCTGGCCAGGAGCGGTTCCATACACTTAGTACCAGCTATTTCCGTGGTGCACAAGGCTTTGTTCTCGTATATGACATCACAAATCTGAAGAGTTTTCAAAGTATAACAATCTGGATAAATGACATATATGAG AAAGCAGGTGATGAAGTGGACGTAATACTGTTGGGCAACAAGTGTGATAAGGAGTCAGAACGGGTAGTTccaaaacagaaaggagaaaag cttgCTTGGGAATATGGAATGCCATTTTTTGAGACCAGTGCTAAAGAAAACGTGAACATTGAGCATGCATTCTCAGTCTTGACTAAGGAAATCCTGGAAAAG AGTGTGCACACTGTGAAGATGCCACATGATGATGGAATCAGTGGAGCTTTTATGTTCAGCAATCAAATGTTTTATCCAAGGTTCATAGctgtttgtttggttgattTACACTAG